The following coding sequences lie in one Populus nigra chromosome 15, ddPopNigr1.1, whole genome shotgun sequence genomic window:
- the LOC133673726 gene encoding uncharacterized protein LOC133673726: MGKRKRSSGDHNKNKYNSSSDDMPCSSGTELLSRQKSYLLDSSELRPLSPRVDASDGSLKLLNVHHSHAHQNYNLGRSIVLKRSRHHYGHQYSRRNSGSHGDASTSRGKTALSCDERLTFKLNSHLGSEPGCHTENKELEFSRPDRVRFNSLVMDAVSSDALKIVCGICQKLVRRKPYFIGNALTAGEFSVVAILVCGHVYHSECLEQKTSLEDMRDPPCPLCLGLLSEEDASREQE, translated from the exons atggggaagagaaagagaagtagCGGTGATCATAACAAGAACAAGTATAATTCTTCTTCGG ATGACATGCCATGCTCTTCTGGAACAGAATTATTGTCCAGACAG AAATCTTATTTGCTAGACTCTAGTGAGCTAAGGCCTCTCTCACCCAGGGTGGATGCTTCGGATGGTTCTTTAAAGCTATTGAATGTCCACCATTCTCATGCACATCAGAATTACAACCTTGGCCGTTCAATAGTCTTGAAACGATCACGTCACCACTATGGTCATCAGTACTCTCGGAGAAACTCAGGGAGTCATGGCGATGCATCAACTTCTCGTGGGAAGACTGCCCTGTCATGTGATGAGAGGCTTACATTCAAGTTGAACAGTCATCTAGGCTCTGAGCCTGGTTGCCATACAG AAAACAAGGAATTAGAATTTAGCAGGCCAGACAGGGTTAGATTCAATTCCTTGGTAATGGATGCAGTTTCATCTGATGCACTGAAGATAGTTTGTGGAATCTGTCAGAAACTAGTGAGAAGGAAACCTTACTTTATAGGAAATGCATTAACTGCTGGCGAATTCTCTGTTGTGGCCATTCTAGTTTGCGGCCATGTTTATCATTCAGAATGTTTGGAGCAGAAAACAAGTCTTGAAGATATGCGTGACCCTCCCTGTCCATTGTGCTTGGGCTTGCTCTCTGAAGAAGATGCCTCCAGAGAACAAGAGTAA
- the LOC133673725 gene encoding uncharacterized protein LOC133673725, with translation MPRGKLILICQSGGEFVSNDDGSLSYIGGEAHALDINLETVFDDMKLKLAEMCNLEYESLSMKYFIPGNKRTLITVSSDKDLKRMFDIHGNSITADVYVMGREGFKLEAYYMQASRASEIQLAETVLSPVPITVAPTAATSGNRRVLSSKSKRAAKAKGQRQVQSRLAVTPSTVASGSRHVLSSKTTNAAKAEAKSPASSVLAITSRKSSPTITKDPGAATLIPTDLVTVPVDTAANDLVIVDMNASPADTVKKRRRTASWKIGANGPSIVPDDDNGESNSDSNGDDDGEMRSASRKRNMRTRKSTSWKKNTWDHDNTVVDVAIEWQSDYEDTELSVDVVDSKDVSVERMVASWKKRITGVGQDFKNVAEFRDALQKYSIARRFAYRLKKNDTNRASGRCVVEGCSWRIHASWVESEQVFRIKKMNKSHTCGGESWKHATPNKNWLVSIIKDRLRQMPRQKPRDIVNGLFQDFGMELNYSQVWRGIEDAKEQLQGSKKEAYNLLPLFCEKIEEANPGSFVKLSIGDDSKFQRLFVSFHASIYGFQNGCRPILFLDSTTLKSKYHEILLTATALDGDDGFFPVSFAIVDVENGDNWKWFLEQLKDAISTSRSVTFVSDKEKGLMKSVLELFENAHHGYSIYHLLENLRRNWKGPFHGDGKVSLPGSLVAAAHAVRLDGFRMHTEQIKRVSSKVYDWLMQIEPEHWTNALFKGEHYNHIIVDVAATYADWIEEVRELPIIRKLEVLTCKIMGLIHTCQRDSNGWTTKLTPSKEKKLQEDAFRAQFLKVLFSTDTLFEVHDDSIHVVDTEKRECTCLEWKLTGLPCRHAIAVFKCKGSSVYDYCSKYYTVDSFRSTYSKSPILDNFKDLDEEKDAPESVQVLPPTTPRPPIQPEEKRYYYRKGEPTRVMSCSRCKGEGHNKATCKQPAQPSEHSTTPSPALALDALALALDAPALALDVPALALDDPALALDDPALALDDQALALDDPALALDAPAPDAPAPTPGGRDPTLIAEPLEHAEPTLIEPCPGSPSSAKVT, from the exons GGAAAGCTCATACTGATCTGCCAGTCTGGTGGTGAATTTGTGAGCAATGATGATGGGAGTTTGTCATATATTGGAGGAGAGGCACATGCTCTAGATATCAATCTTGAAACCGTGTTTGATGATATGAAGTTAAAATTGGCTGAAATGTGTAACTTGGAATATGAATCTCTGTCAATGAAGTATTTTATTCCCGGAAACAAGCGAACTCTAATTACTGTATCTAGTGACAAAGACCTAAAGAGGATGTTTGATATTCATGGGAACTCGATCACAGCAGATGTATATGTCATGGGAAGAGAAGGTTTTAAACTCGAAGCCTACTACATGCAAGCTAGCAG AGCAAGTGAGATCCAACTAGCTGAAACCGTGCTGTCCCCAGTTCCTATCACAGTTGCTCCTACTGCTGCTACCTCTGGCAATCGTCGTGTGTTGTCATCTAAATCCAAAAGAGCTGCCAAGGCTAAAGGTCAAAGGCAAGTGCAATCTCGACTTGCTGTCACTCCCTCTACTGTTGCCTCTGGCAGTCGTCATGTATTGTCTTCTAAAACTACAAATGCTGCCAAAGCAGAAGCCAAAAGCCCTGCTAGTTCGGTACTGGCCATTACCTCGAGAAAATCCTCTCCCACCATTACCAAGGATCCTGGTGCTGCTACTTTGATTCCAACTGATCTTGTCACTGTTCCTGTTGATACAGCTGCTAATGACTTAGTTATAGTTGATATGAATGCTTCCCCTGCTGATACTGTTAAGAAACGAAGGCGCACTGCATCCTGGAAAATCGGTGCCAATGGTCCCAGCATCGTTCCTGACGACGACAATGGTGAGAGCAACAGTGATAGCAATGGTGACGATGACGGAGAGATGAGAAGTGCATCACGAAAGAGGAACATGAGGACAAGAAAGAGTACATCATGGAAGAAGAATACTTGGGATCATGATAATACCGTTGTGGATGTTGCTATAGAATGGCAATCAGATTATGAAGATACTGAACTATCTGTAGATGTTGTCGACTCTAAAGATGTTTCTGTGGAAAGAATGGTTGCCTcttggaaaaaaagaattactgGGGTAGGACAGGACTTCAAAAATGTTGCTGAATTTCGTGATGCCCTGCAGAAATATTCCATTGCACGCCGTTTTGCATACAGATTGAAAAAGAATGACACTAATCGAGCAAGTGGCAGATGTGTGGTTGAAGGTTGTTCTTGGAGGATTCATGCATCTTGGGTTGAATCTGAACAGGTATTTAGgataaaaaagatgaataaGTCACATACATGTGGAGGGGAATCATGGAAGCATGCTACACCAAATAAAAATTGGCTGGTCAGCATTATAAAAGATAGGTTAAGACAGATGCCGCGCCAAAAACCAAGGGATATTGTCAATGGCCTTTTCCAAGATTTTGGGATGGAGTTGAACTATTCTCAAGTGTGGCGTGGAATTGAAGATGCAAAGGAGCAGCTTCAGGGTTCGAAGAAAGAGGCATATAATCTGTTGCCTTTGTTTTGTGAAAAGATAGAGGAGGCTAATCCTGGCAGTTTTGTGAAGCTTTCCATTGGTGATGACAGCAAATTTCAACGTCTTTTTGTATCCTTTCATGCCTCAATATATGGTTTCCAGAATGGCTGTCGCCCAattctctttcttgattctacaACGTTAAAATCAAAATACCATGAGATTTTGCTGACAGCTACTGCATTAGATGGTGATGATgggttttttccagtttcttttgctATAGTGGATGTTGAGAATGGTGATAATTGGAAATGGTTTTTGGAGCAGTTGAAAGATGCAATTTCAACTTCACGATCAGTAACTTTTGTCTCTGATAAAGAGAAGGGGTTGATGAAATCGGTGCTTGAATTATTTGAGAATGCTCACCATGGTTACTCTATATACCATCTGCTGGAAAACTTGAGGAGGAACTGGAAGGGGCCATTCCATGGAGATGGGAAAGTTTCTTTGCCTGGAAGTTTAGTGGCCGCTGCCCATGCAGTCCGGCTTGATGGTTTTAGAATGCACACTGAGCAAATTAAACGGGTTTCTTCGAAAGTGTATGATTGGCTTATGCAGATTGAACCAGAACACTGGACAAATGCACTATTCAAGGGAGAGCATTATAATCATATCATAGTAGATGTTGCAGCGACATACGCTGACTGGATTGAAGAAGTGCGGGAGCTGCCTATCATAAGGAAGTTGGAAGTGCTTACATGCAAGATAATGGGGTTGATCCACACTTGTCAAAGGGATTCAAATGGCTGGACCACCAAACTTACTCCATCAAAGGAGAAAAAGCTACAAGAAGATGCTTTCCGAGCACAATTTTTAAAAGTACTATTCTCAACCGATACATTATTTGAGGTTCATGATGACTCTATTCATGTTGTGGATACTGAAAAAAGGGAATGCACTTGTCTTGAGTGGAAACTGACAGGGCTACCTTGTCGCCATGCTATTGCTGTCTTCAAATGCAAAGGCAGTAGTGTATATGATTATTGTTCAAAATACTATACTGTTGATAGCTTTCGCAGTACATATTCGAAATCCCCTATTTTAGACAATTTCAAGGATCTTGATGAAGAAAAGGATGCCCCAGAGTCGGTGCAGGTGCTTCCTCCTACTACCCCGAGGCCTCCAATCCAGCCAGAGGAAAAACGATACTACTACAGAAAGGGAGAACCCACAAGGGTAATGTCTTGCAGCAGATGCAAGGGAGAAGGGCACAACAAGGCTACATGCAAACAACCTGCCCAACCATCAGAACACTCTACAACCCCATCTCCAGCACTAGCCCTTGATGCCCTAGCACTAGCCCTTGATGCCCCAGCACTTGCCCTTGATGTCCCAGCACTAGCCCTTGATGACCCAGCACTTGCCCTTGATGACCCAGCACTAgcccttgatgaccaagcactTGCCCTAGATGACCCAGCACTTGCCCTTGATGCCCCAGCCCCTGATGCCCCAGCCCCAACTCCAGGTGGCAGAGATCCAACATTGATAGCCGAACCCTTGGAACATGCAGAGCCAACATTGATAGAGCCCTGTCCTGGTAGTCCGAGCTCAGCTAAAGTTACTTAA